From a region of the Mobula birostris isolate sMobBir1 chromosome 28, sMobBir1.hap1, whole genome shotgun sequence genome:
- the LOC140188875 gene encoding distal membrane-arm assembly complex protein 1-like encodes MAAPGTSEAAAPARRSFRDCWGCRVVCGGGLVAASGYVYASARGVMKKGGPTRMGTVGQIVFALSLLSLGLVIMVDPVDKSHPKYRGAPGLQSKPGEPSSRP; translated from the exons CCAGGGACCAGCGAGGCGGCCGCTCCCGCTCGCCGGTCGTTTCGTGACTGCTGGGGCTGCCGGGTGGTGTGCGGGGGCGGCCTGGTGGCTGCCAGCGGCTACGTTTACGCCTCGGCCCGCGGGGTGATGAAGAAGGGAGGACCGACCCGGATGGGCACCGTGGGCCAGATCGTCTTCGCCCTGA GCTTGCTATCCTTGGGTCTGGTCATCATGGTCGATCCTGTTGACAAGTCTCACCCGAAGTACAGAGGAGCACCGGGCCTACAAAGCAAACCGGGAGAGCCGTCCAGTAGACCTTGA